Proteins encoded by one window of Cupriavidus sp. EM10:
- the gudD gene encoding glucarate dehydratase gives MNAIPQATGASYATPVVTELTVVPVAGHDSMLMNLSGAHGPYFTRNIVILKDSAGNTGVGEVPGGESIRQTLEDARPLVVGQGIGQYLAILNKVREQFASRDAGGRGLQTFDLRITIHAVTALEAALLDLLGKHLQVPVAALLGEGQQRDAVEMLGYLFYVGDRNKTTLDYRTEPGADNAWFRLRNEVAMDAQGVVRLAEAAYDRYGFNDFKLKGGVLSGDEEMEAIIALHERFPKARVTLDPNGGWLLKDAIRLCRDKHGILAYAEDPCGAEDGYSGREIMAEFRAATGLPTATNMVATDWRQMGHAVRLQSVDIPLADPHFWTMQGSVRVAQMCSEWGLTWGSHSNNHFDISLAMFTHVAAAAPGRVTAIDTHWIWQDGEHLTRNPLKIEGGLVQVPKTPGLGVELDMDALARANRLYQEKGLGARDDAIAMQFLIPNWKFNNKMPCMVR, from the coding sequence ATGAACGCAATTCCCCAGGCTACGGGCGCCTCGTACGCCACCCCGGTCGTCACCGAATTGACCGTCGTGCCGGTAGCGGGCCACGACAGCATGCTGATGAACCTGTCGGGCGCGCATGGCCCTTACTTCACCCGGAATATCGTCATCCTCAAGGACAGCGCGGGCAACACCGGCGTCGGCGAGGTGCCGGGCGGCGAAAGCATCCGCCAGACCCTGGAAGACGCGCGGCCGCTGGTGGTGGGGCAGGGCATCGGCCAATACCTGGCCATCCTGAACAAGGTGCGCGAGCAATTTGCCAGCCGCGATGCCGGTGGCCGCGGCCTGCAGACGTTCGACCTGCGCATCACGATCCATGCCGTCACGGCGCTCGAAGCCGCGCTGCTGGACCTGCTGGGCAAGCACCTGCAGGTGCCCGTGGCGGCGCTGCTCGGCGAAGGCCAGCAACGCGACGCCGTGGAAATGCTTGGCTACCTGTTCTACGTGGGCGACCGCAACAAGACCACGCTCGACTACCGTACCGAGCCGGGCGCCGACAACGCATGGTTCCGTCTCCGCAATGAAGTGGCGATGGATGCACAGGGCGTGGTGCGGCTGGCCGAAGCTGCCTATGACCGCTACGGCTTCAACGATTTCAAGCTCAAAGGAGGCGTGCTGAGCGGCGACGAGGAGATGGAGGCGATCATCGCGCTGCACGAGCGTTTTCCGAAGGCGCGCGTCACGCTGGACCCGAATGGCGGCTGGCTGCTGAAGGACGCCATCCGCCTGTGCCGCGACAAGCACGGCATCCTGGCCTACGCCGAGGATCCCTGCGGTGCCGAGGATGGCTATTCGGGCCGCGAGATCATGGCCGAATTCCGAGCCGCCACCGGCCTGCCGACGGCCACCAACATGGTCGCCACCGACTGGCGCCAGATGGGCCACGCGGTGCGGCTGCAATCGGTGGACATTCCGCTGGCCGATCCGCACTTCTGGACGATGCAGGGCTCGGTGCGCGTGGCGCAGATGTGCTCGGAATGGGGCCTGACCTGGGGCTCGCATTCGAACAACCACTTCGATATCTCGCTGGCGATGTTCACGCACGTGGCCGCTGCCGCGCCGGGCCGCGTGACCGCCATCGACACGCACTGGATCTGGCAGGACGGCGAACACCTGACCCGCAATCCGCTGAAGATCGAAGGCGGCCTGGTGCAGGTGCCGAAGACGCCGGGCCTGGGCGTGGAACTGGACATGGACGCGCTGGCGCGCGCCAACCGCCTCTATCAGGAAAAGGGCCTGGGCGCGCGCGACGACGCCATCGCCATGCAGTTCCTGATTCCCAACTGGAAGTTCAACAACAAGATGCCTTGCATGGTGCGCTGA
- a CDS encoding tripartite tricarboxylate transporter substrate binding protein produces the protein MVNTFPAAPRAAFASTWLRRLAGVAVALAAGITVSGAAMASGTAWPQRAVSVVVPFPAGGSTDTIARLLAQPLNEKLGQPFVVDNRPGATGAIGATFVKRAPADGYTMLVASIGVFAVNPFLQKNLQYDPAKDFDLLTVAVRAPNVLVANPNFPAKSLQELVAYMKKNPGKVSFASSGAGSSDHLTAALFWQKSGTEGLHVPYKGGAPAISDLLAGQVDVSFQNINAVLQHIRTGKLKALAVTSDKRSVVLPNVPTMAEGGVKDVDVYSWQGVAAPKGLPADVKTRLHGAIVGALKDTGMQKKLSEQGFEVVANTPEQFVEFENQELKRWKTVIEQGKITAE, from the coding sequence ATGGTCAACACCTTCCCGGCCGCCCCGCGTGCGGCCTTCGCTTCCACATGGCTGCGCCGCCTGGCTGGCGTGGCCGTCGCGCTGGCGGCCGGCATCACGGTCAGCGGCGCCGCCATGGCGTCGGGCACGGCGTGGCCGCAGCGCGCGGTCTCGGTCGTGGTGCCGTTCCCGGCCGGCGGGTCCACCGACACCATCGCGCGCCTGCTGGCCCAGCCGCTCAACGAGAAGCTCGGCCAGCCGTTCGTGGTCGACAACCGCCCGGGTGCCACCGGTGCCATCGGCGCAACGTTCGTCAAGCGTGCCCCGGCTGATGGCTACACGATGCTGGTGGCGTCGATTGGCGTTTTTGCGGTGAATCCGTTCCTGCAGAAGAACCTGCAGTACGACCCGGCCAAGGATTTCGACTTGCTGACGGTTGCGGTGCGGGCGCCAAACGTGCTGGTCGCCAATCCGAACTTTCCGGCCAAGTCGCTGCAGGAACTGGTGGCGTACATGAAGAAGAACCCGGGCAAGGTGTCGTTTGCCAGCTCTGGCGCCGGTTCGTCCGACCATCTGACCGCCGCGCTGTTCTGGCAGAAGAGCGGGACCGAGGGCCTGCACGTGCCCTACAAGGGCGGTGCGCCGGCCATCTCCGACCTGCTGGCGGGTCAGGTGGATGTGTCGTTCCAGAACATCAACGCGGTGCTGCAGCACATCCGCACCGGCAAGCTCAAGGCGCTGGCCGTGACGTCCGACAAGCGCTCGGTGGTGCTTCCGAATGTGCCGACCATGGCCGAGGGCGGTGTCAAGGACGTGGACGTGTATTCGTGGCAGGGCGTGGCCGCGCCCAAGGGGCTGCCGGCGGATGTGAAAACCCGCCTGCATGGCGCCATCGTCGGCGCGCTGAAGGACACTGGCATGCAAAAGAAGCTCAGCGAGCAGGGCTTCGAGGTCGTCGCCAATACGCCAGAACAGTTCGTGGAGTTCGAGAACCAGGAACTCAAGCGCTGGAAAACCGTGATCGAACAGGGCAAGATTACCGCCGAATGA